A region from the Thermoplasmatales archaeon genome encodes:
- the pol_2 gene encoding DNA polymerase: MRQIINATGTDVITLWEYDEGRITRRKYSFHPWIFVSGSEYDLERLSGELDLVRGISYMYTTRRNVYGQLHGLEITMRQSQIMGIIDAIGVIGSSRKLSAYNAGINQHLRFMSERGLSFFGTGSRYDTDPEIPSVVIGGKTDFSGLTSISIDGKEMAPTGTSFSDVAEAINNSTIILYSNSRLVFQKILNRISGMGYRLPYYRAGSESSYESYGRVMHKSPEISMPGKICISSDSFIYSESGLAGLYEVSRMSSLPIVLASRVTPGTAVSSLEVSHAIKNGILVPLYKDDHEKEKPAAGLFERDKGGIVLQPDPGIYENVTEIDFSSMYPSIIVRYNLSPETIGMDGGAALPGSGYRVDAGKKGFLPSALGELLDRRLMYKSIREGNPVIQKRDAALKWMLLTSFGYTGYKNAKFGRIEVHEAITAIGRWAFSTAMKLAEKHGFHVIHGIVDSLWLSGDGDMGDLLKEIREKTRIDIVVDDEYSWIAFFKGKNGLGSPGRYLGRRRDGTFKVRGLEIRRNDFPAFAKRFQVEALDIFRACKNRDDVLSMSGELKALEKKYLREMTSFDLYDFALETRVSRHMEEYRVNNLQRATMKFFSSSGDDIMPGESVSVVVSDRKHGVVQLPERTTGIDRNFYLRYLKRSFESFDFLVSSARGNQVILPC, from the coding sequence TTGAGGCAGATAATAAACGCCACGGGGACGGATGTGATAACTCTCTGGGAATACGACGAAGGAAGGATAACCAGGAGGAAATACAGCTTTCATCCATGGATATTTGTCTCCGGTTCTGAATACGATCTGGAAAGGCTGTCCGGTGAACTTGATCTTGTCCGCGGCATATCATATATGTACACGACCCGCAGGAACGTTTACGGGCAGTTGCATGGATTAGAGATAACCATGAGGCAGTCCCAGATAATGGGCATTATAGATGCAATAGGGGTGATAGGATCGTCGAGGAAACTATCAGCATACAATGCCGGCATAAACCAGCATCTTCGGTTCATGTCGGAGAGGGGGCTGTCATTCTTCGGCACTGGATCACGGTATGATACAGATCCTGAGATACCTTCAGTTGTCATAGGCGGAAAGACAGATTTTTCAGGGCTAACGTCCATAAGCATAGATGGAAAGGAAATGGCACCGACCGGTACGTCATTCAGTGACGTCGCTGAAGCCATAAACAATAGCACAATCATTCTTTACAGCAACTCCAGGCTTGTTTTTCAGAAAATACTGAACAGGATCTCCGGAATGGGATACAGGTTGCCATACTACAGGGCAGGGAGCGAATCCTCATACGAGTCTTACGGTCGTGTCATGCATAAATCACCTGAAATAAGCATGCCCGGTAAGATATGCATAAGTTCCGACTCGTTCATATATTCTGAAAGTGGTCTGGCCGGCCTTTACGAGGTGTCGAGGATGTCATCACTGCCAATTGTGCTGGCTTCAAGGGTAACTCCCGGGACTGCGGTCTCATCCCTCGAGGTGTCTCATGCAATAAAGAATGGAATACTCGTGCCTCTGTACAAGGATGATCACGAAAAAGAGAAGCCAGCGGCCGGACTCTTTGAAAGAGACAAGGGTGGAATTGTCCTGCAACCGGATCCTGGCATATACGAGAATGTGACGGAAATAGATTTTTCATCGATGTACCCGAGCATCATCGTGAGGTACAATCTTTCCCCGGAAACAATAGGAATGGATGGCGGGGCTGCACTTCCCGGATCTGGCTATCGCGTTGACGCAGGGAAAAAAGGGTTCCTTCCGTCAGCGCTGGGTGAACTCCTTGATCGGCGTCTTATGTACAAATCCATAAGGGAGGGCAACCCGGTTATACAGAAAAGGGATGCGGCATTGAAGTGGATGCTCCTTACATCCTTCGGCTACACAGGATACAAGAATGCGAAGTTCGGGAGGATAGAAGTTCACGAGGCAATAACCGCGATTGGCAGGTGGGCATTTTCAACAGCGATGAAGCTTGCAGAGAAACACGGGTTCCACGTCATACACGGTATAGTTGATTCGCTGTGGCTGAGCGGGGATGGCGACATGGGCGACCTGCTGAAGGAGATAAGGGAAAAGACACGCATTGATATAGTTGTTGACGATGAGTACAGCTGGATTGCATTCTTTAAGGGAAAAAATGGCCTGGGATCTCCGGGGCGATACCTGGGAAGGAGAAGGGACGGCACATTCAAGGTACGTGGGCTTGAAATCCGCAGGAATGATTTCCCGGCATTTGCGAAAAGATTTCAGGTGGAGGCGCTTGATATCTTCAGGGCATGTAAAAACAGGGATGATGTACTGTCAATGTCTGGAGAACTTAAGGCCCTGGAAAAAAAGTACCTCAGGGAGATGACCTCGTTTGATCTCTATGATTTTGCCCTGGAGACAAGGGTGAGCAGGCACATGGAAGAATACAGGGTTAACAACCTGCAGCGTGCGACCATGAAATTTTTCTCTTCATCCGGGGATGACATAATGCCGGGGGAATCCGTATCAGTTGTAGTAAGTGACAGGAAGCACGGTGTCGTGCAGCTGCCTGAAAGAACAACAGGAATAGACCGGAATTTTTACCTCAGGTACCTGAAGCGTTCCTTCGAGAGCTTTGACTTTCTGGTATCCAGTGCAAGAGGCAATCAGGTTATACTGCCCTGCTGA
- a CDS encoding oligosaccharide amylase, protein MALGETINIDDIEINGYSKIKNHGMIASNRTAALVSMNGTIDWACLPNFNSPAVFDSILDKDKGGFFSVRPSDIKGLAVRQSYEEYTNILITEFLKNRQTVLRVTDFIPASEYTTINFPEIHRSLEAPYADIDVDVNFKPNFGYGSLVPRMFRNRNGVIFRGNGYSIGLATDAALQGTGPHVSSTIKMERGDSRWMIVLYGIKHLDRVSDYKSYARLEDTENYWKTWSNLSNYHGIFRGSVNRSALTLKSLFFEPTGLMVAAPTASLPECIGGERNWDYRYAWIRDTAYVVESLSMIGYKKEATKFLYDIMNMIQREGRVRTIYSINNDENIDEVELDYDGFMSSRPVRIGNKASSQLQVDQYGSIINAIYYLGKIGGLINSYLWDFVIDILDNLAVTWKMPDSSIWEFRTEPKHYVYSKLMSWTAFHRARELGKMLELSAPYSQWEKTENTIKKEIITLGFSKEKNSFMQYYGSNDTDAALLRMLLLGFLPPHDKKMIGTVSLIEKTLMGNNFLFRRYLEDDGLKGRDNAFLLLSFWYVEVLIAMNRTRQAKEVFETIMAMGNHLGLFSEEVDFDTKELLGNFPQAITHLGIIRAAVKLNDKLKNNGKSSLNY, encoded by the coding sequence ATGGCATTAGGAGAAACAATAAACATCGACGACATAGAAATAAATGGATATTCAAAGATAAAAAACCATGGAATGATTGCGAGCAACAGAACAGCTGCCCTCGTAAGCATGAATGGCACTATTGACTGGGCATGCCTGCCTAACTTCAACTCCCCTGCAGTTTTTGACTCAATTCTTGACAAGGACAAGGGCGGGTTTTTCTCCGTCAGGCCATCAGATATAAAAGGCCTGGCTGTGAGGCAGAGTTACGAAGAGTACACAAATATCCTGATAACTGAATTCCTGAAGAACAGGCAAACTGTACTCAGGGTCACAGATTTTATTCCCGCGTCTGAATATACTACCATAAATTTTCCAGAGATCCACAGGTCGCTGGAAGCGCCTTATGCGGACATAGACGTAGATGTGAATTTCAAGCCAAATTTCGGTTACGGCTCCCTGGTCCCAAGAATGTTCAGGAACAGGAATGGCGTTATCTTCCGCGGAAACGGCTACAGCATAGGACTTGCCACAGATGCCGCTTTACAGGGTACCGGCCCACACGTTTCAAGCACTATTAAGATGGAGAGAGGTGATTCGAGGTGGATGATCGTTCTCTACGGGATCAAGCATCTCGACCGGGTTAGTGACTACAAGTCATACGCCAGGCTGGAAGACACAGAAAATTACTGGAAGACCTGGAGCAACCTGAGCAATTATCATGGGATATTCAGGGGAAGTGTGAACAGGTCCGCGTTAACCTTAAAAAGCCTTTTCTTTGAACCGACCGGATTGATGGTTGCAGCCCCCACCGCGAGTTTACCGGAATGCATTGGTGGCGAGAGGAACTGGGACTACAGGTACGCATGGATAAGGGACACCGCGTATGTCGTGGAATCCCTGTCAATGATCGGGTACAAGAAAGAGGCTACAAAATTCCTGTACGATATAATGAACATGATACAGAGGGAAGGGCGCGTCAGAACAATATATTCCATAAACAATGATGAAAATATAGACGAAGTTGAGCTGGATTATGATGGTTTCATGTCATCCAGGCCGGTTAGAATAGGAAACAAAGCTTCTTCACAACTTCAGGTGGACCAGTACGGGTCAATAATAAATGCAATATACTACCTCGGAAAGATAGGCGGGCTGATAAATTCATATCTCTGGGATTTTGTCATAGATATCCTTGATAACCTGGCAGTGACCTGGAAAATGCCTGATTCCAGCATATGGGAATTCAGGACAGAGCCCAAGCATTACGTTTATTCAAAGTTAATGTCATGGACGGCTTTCCACAGGGCCAGGGAACTCGGTAAAATGCTTGAGCTGTCTGCTCCATACTCGCAGTGGGAGAAGACAGAGAACACCATAAAAAAAGAGATTATAACTCTTGGCTTCAGCAAGGAGAAAAACAGCTTCATGCAGTACTATGGATCAAATGATACCGATGCCGCTCTGTTAAGGATGCTACTGCTTGGTTTCCTTCCACCGCATGACAAGAAAATGATCGGTACTGTTAGCCTGATAGAGAAGACGTTAATGGGAAACAATTTCCTTTTCCGGAGATATCTCGAGGATGACGGCCTGAAGGGAAGAGACAACGCTTTTCTCCTGCTCTCTTTCTGGTACGTTGAGGTTCTCATTGCGATGAACAGGACCCGTCAGGCCAAGGAAGTGTTTGAGACAATTATGGCAATGGGAAACCATCTCGGCCTGTTTTCCGAGGAAGTGGATTTTGACACGAAGGAACTCCTGGGGAATTTTCCGCAGGCCATCACTCATCTCGGCATAATCAGGGCTGCAGTGAAACTGAACGACAAGCTCAAAAACAATGGAAAATCCAGCCTTAATTATTAG
- the glyA_1 gene encoding Serine hydroxymethyltransferase produces the protein MEKNIDSVLKIRQLAIDHNKFFEESIPLIASENIMSPMAMEMLLTDFGFRYAEGLPHHRYYQGNFFVDQVEDLTIDLARRLFKVDQADPRPVSGTGANTAAIYALAKPGDKVAAPPLSGGGHISAAKFGAMGLRGVNVVNYPFDVDNMNIDVDKTIKFIKAEKPKVCLFGQSVFLFPTPIAQLKDAFQEVGCKVWYDGAHVLGLIAGGRFQDPLREGADIITGSTHKTLPGPQHGILLGNTDDDTWKSLQRAIFPGTISNHHLNSMAALGVTLAEELEFGKAYADQIISNAKALAEELSSAGFKVLGENRGFTESHTIVVDVRGYGGGRLAAESMESAHIIANKNLLPWDDNKRSQDPSGIRLGTQEVTRIGFGKSEMKEIAGLIADVVIRKKSPEGVISAVKELKESHGEIKYCFGKMKPYSYIRIAE, from the coding sequence ATGGAAAAAAATATAGATAGTGTTTTGAAGATAAGACAACTTGCAATTGATCATAACAAGTTCTTCGAAGAAAGCATACCACTCATTGCGTCTGAAAATATAATGAGCCCAATGGCTATGGAAATGCTTCTTACAGACTTCGGATTCAGGTATGCCGAGGGTCTGCCACATCACAGGTACTATCAGGGGAATTTCTTTGTTGATCAGGTAGAGGATCTTACCATCGACCTCGCCAGGCGTCTGTTTAAGGTCGATCAGGCTGATCCCAGGCCTGTATCTGGGACAGGGGCAAACACGGCCGCAATATACGCCCTGGCAAAGCCTGGCGACAAGGTGGCTGCTCCTCCCCTTTCCGGCGGCGGACATATAAGCGCTGCCAAGTTCGGTGCCATGGGGCTTCGCGGAGTGAACGTTGTCAACTACCCCTTTGACGTTGACAACATGAACATAGATGTAGACAAGACAATTAAGTTCATAAAGGCAGAGAAACCGAAGGTATGCCTCTTTGGCCAATCTGTATTCCTCTTTCCCACACCCATAGCCCAGCTGAAGGATGCTTTCCAGGAGGTTGGATGCAAGGTATGGTACGACGGTGCCCATGTGCTTGGCCTTATAGCCGGAGGCAGGTTCCAGGATCCCCTGAGAGAAGGCGCTGACATAATCACGGGAAGTACGCACAAAACTCTTCCCGGCCCGCAACACGGAATACTTCTCGGTAACACAGACGATGATACCTGGAAATCTCTCCAAAGGGCAATTTTCCCTGGAACCATAAGCAACCACCATCTTAACAGCATGGCCGCCCTTGGGGTCACGCTTGCCGAGGAGCTGGAGTTCGGAAAAGCATACGCAGACCAGATAATATCAAACGCAAAGGCGCTTGCCGAGGAGCTGAGCTCTGCAGGATTCAAGGTTCTTGGAGAAAACCGCGGGTTTACGGAATCACACACAATCGTGGTGGACGTGAGAGGCTATGGAGGAGGCAGGTTAGCGGCTGAGTCTATGGAAAGCGCACACATCATAGCCAACAAGAATCTCCTTCCGTGGGATGACAACAAGAGGTCTCAGGACCCGAGTGGAATAAGGCTTGGCACACAGGAAGTGACCAGGATAGGTTTCGGGAAGTCCGAAATGAAGGAGATTGCCGGGCTTATCGCCGACGTGGTCATAAGGAAGAAATCGCCTGAAGGGGTAATATCTGCCGTGAAGGAGTTGAAAGAGTCGCATGGAGAGATAAAGTACTGCTTCGGAAAGATGAAGCCGTATAGTTATATCAGGATCGCCGAGTAG
- a CDS encoding hypothetical protein (putative conserved protein), with protein MTDLVEVLIIDHLTIKHTGELFDPDSELGDFINFHSYLKQCHMEIEEKILFPALKKGVWGDERWFFLKIEQLIKDHKLLDDLVQNIIEWHRTGQLDLVREHIPLYFKILVDHNNSEESYIFGRWKQMPEEKRYTALREAREVVRNFGLKRYLGVTELSEGAFHYMFGEPAGIENPAV; from the coding sequence ATGACTGATCTTGTTGAGGTTCTCATAATCGATCACCTCACCATAAAACACACTGGTGAACTTTTCGACCCTGACAGTGAATTAGGTGATTTTATAAACTTTCACAGTTATCTGAAACAATGCCATATGGAGATTGAGGAAAAAATACTCTTCCCTGCACTCAAGAAAGGAGTATGGGGGGATGAGAGATGGTTCTTCCTCAAGATAGAACAATTGATAAAAGACCATAAACTCCTTGATGACCTGGTCCAGAACATAATTGAATGGCACAGAACCGGGCAACTGGACCTTGTGAGAGAACATATACCGCTCTATTTCAAGATCCTTGTTGATCACAACAACAGCGAAGAATCTTATATTTTTGGCAGATGGAAGCAGATGCCGGAAGAGAAACGTTATACAGCATTGAGAGAAGCAAGGGAAGTGGTAAGAAACTTCGGGCTGAAGAGATATCTGGGAGTTACTGAACTTTCAGAGGGTGCTTTCCATTACATGTTCGGCGAACCAGCGGGAATTGAGAACCCGGCCGTATAA